The Dunckerocampus dactyliophorus isolate RoL2022-P2 chromosome 1, RoL_Ddac_1.1, whole genome shotgun sequence genome has a segment encoding these proteins:
- the dhx35 gene encoding probable ATP-dependent RNA helicase DHX35, whose amino-acid sequence MAGSRSTMKFWKPGSDAPGISEERELNTETIGSTAVFNQYIALSIEKQRQKLPVFKHRNNILYLVENFQTVIIVGETGCGKTTQIPQYLLEAGWAAEGRVIGVTQPRRVAAISVASRVAEERGARLGHEVGYTIRFDDCSDPQATRIKFLTDGMLVREMMADPLLKKYSVLMLDEAHERTLYTDIAIGLLKKIQKKRRDLRLIVASATLDAKKFHEFFNLNESGDPNKDTCGILTVEGRTFPVDIFYTVSPVPDYVKATVETVMKIHETEDNGDVLVFLTGQDEVEKVVSLLKDQAKSMSRQGMKKHLRILPMYSGLPYAEQMKVFERVPATVRKVVVATNIAETSITINGIVFVIDCAFVKLRAYNPSTAIESLVVTPISKASASQRAGRAGRNRPGKCFRLYTEEDFEKLPLSTVPEMQRTNLAPVILQLKALGIDNVLRFSFLSPPPAQTMVQALELLYALGGLDNYGRLTDPMGIRMAEFPLSPMFAKMLLESGNFGCSKEIVTIAAMMQIQNIFVVPPNQKKVAARQHRKFAVAEGDHLTMLNVYEAYLKHQKSSQWCQQHYLNYKGLQRAVTVREQLRRLMTKFKVVWTSSEGDPDVILRCIVSGFFSNAARIHHSGSYRTLRDDRELHIHPTSVLYGEKPPKWVVFNEVVQTSKYFMRDVTAVESSWLVELAPHFYKQAKHGSLGSKRSRVL is encoded by the exons ATGGCGGGTTCCCGTTCCACGATGAAATTTTGGAAGCCGG GGTCCGATGCACCGGGGATCTCCGAGGAGCGTGAACTCAACACGGAGACCATCGGCTCCACCGCCGTCTTCAACCAGTACATTGCACTCTCCATAGAGAAGCAGAGACAGAAGCTCCCTGTTTTCAAG CACAGAAACAACATCCTGTACTTGGTGGAAAACTTTCAGACCGTCATCATTGTTGGAGAAACCGGATGTGGGAAGACGACACAGATACCTCAG TACCTGCTGGAGGCCGGCTGGGCAGCAGAGGGGAGGGTGATTGGAGTGACACAGCCTCGACGCGTGGCTGCTATCTCT GTGGCCAGCCGTGTTGCAGAGGAAAGAGGTGCTCGGTTAGGACATGAGGTGGGCTACACGATCAGATTTGATGACTGCTCTGACCCTCAAGCCACCAGGATCAAG TTCCTTACAGATGGAATGCTGGTGCGGGAGATGATGGCTGATCCCCTTCTTAAAAAATACAG TGTGTTGATGCTTGATGAGGCACATGAGAGAACCCTGTACACTGACATAGCCATTGGTCTGCTAAAGAAG ATCCAGAAGAAACGTCGAGACCTGCGGCTGATTGTGGCCTCTGCCACTCTGGATGCCAAG AAATTCCACGAGTTCTTCAACCTGAATGAGTCTGGAGATCCTAATAAGGACACGTGTGGAATTTTAACAGTGGAGGGACGCACCTTCCCAGTGGATATTTTCTACACTGTCAG TCCTGTACCTGACTATGTCAAGGCCACAGTGGAGACGGTGATGAAAATACATGAGACAGAAGATAATGGGGATGTGCTGGTCTTCCTTACCGGACAG GATGAAGTGGAGAAGGTGGTGTCGCTCCTGAAGGACCAAGCTAAGTCTATGTCACGACAAGGCATGAAGAAACACCTGAGAATTTTGCCAATGTATTCTGGTTTACCTTACGCTGAGCAGATGAAGGTCTTTGAGCGGGTGCCTGCTACAGTTCGCAAA GTGGTGGTGGCCACCAACATAGCTGAGACATCCATTACCATCAATGGCATTGTTTTTGTCATCGACTGTGCTTTCGTCAAGCTACGTGCATATAACCCCAGTACTGCCATTGAATCACTGGTGGTGACACCCATCTCCAAGGCTTCTGCCAGCCAGAGAGCTGGGAGAGCGGGCCGGAACCGACCAGGGAAATGCTTTAGACTCTATACAG AGGAGGACTTTGAGAAGCTGCCTCTCTCTACTGTTCCAGAAATGCAGCGCACTAATTTGGCCCCAGTCATCTTGCAGCTCAAAGCTTTAGGCATTGACAACGTCCTGCGATTCAGCTTCCTTTCG CCTCCTCCAGCTCAGACCATGGTTCAGGCCCTAGAACTTCTTTATGCTCTGGGAG GCCTGGATAATTATGGACGCTTGACCGATCCTATGGGCATTCGGATGGCAGAGTTCCCTCTGAGCCCCATGTTTGCCAAGATGCTGCTAGAGTCAGGAAACTTTGGCTGCTCCAAAGAGATTGTCACCATTGCTGCAATGATGCAGATTCAGAATATATTTGTTGTGCCACCCAATCAGAAGAAAGTTGCT GCCCGTCAGCACAGGAAATTTGCTGTTGCTGAGGGCGACCACCTCACCATGCTGAATGTATATGAAGCTTACCTTAAG CACCAGAAGAGCTCCCAGTGGTGTCAGCAGCATTATCTCAATTACAAAGGTCTGCAGCGAGCCGTGACAGTACGAGAGCAGCTGCGGCGTCTCATGACCAAGTTCAAGGTGGTGTGGACTTCCAGTGAAG GTGATCCTGATGTGATTTTGAGGTGCATTGTGTCTGGATTTTTTTCCAATGCAGCGCGCATTCACCACTCTGGTTCATACAG AACTTTACGAGACGATCGTGAACTTCACATTCACCCCACCTCTGTACTATATGGAGAAAAACCCCCAAAATG